Proteins found in one Candidatus Acetothermia bacterium genomic segment:
- a CDS encoding DUF1015 domain-containing protein, which yields MAVVHPFRGIRYNLKAVRDLSLVVTQPYDRIGPREMEAYLKRSPYNFVRLIGGKTPPQDEGDYARRAELFQAWLRKRILLQDPRPGIYVYHTHFTHDGERFVRQGLIALLDLQESRAKAHERTLRGPKEDRLKLFRATEAHLEHIFLLYRDPERRATRAVEQAIAGRAPDMEARDDFGNAHLVWYIPDEKAIQTVQETLAPLDLYIADGHHRFETARAFMQECLDRGWRPVGPESFTALPVTLVNAAEPGCVIRPTPRVVHSLPGFDLDRFLTDVASGFRVDPIGSLAEAKQRLRAGLGRNVFVAYAGRRFWALSLRPDADLDELVPGDRSPAWKRLDVAILHKAILERWLGIDEEALARQTNVDYTHTAEEAVAAVDEGHGQIAFLLNPTRVEEVMALADHGEPMPQKSTDFYPKLLSGLVAMKMEIEKP from the coding sequence TTGGCCGTCGTCCACCCGTTCCGCGGCATCCGCTACAACCTGAAGGCGGTGCGGGACCTGTCCCTGGTGGTGACCCAGCCCTACGACCGGATCGGCCCAAGGGAGATGGAGGCCTACCTCAAACGGTCGCCGTACAACTTCGTGCGCCTCATCGGGGGCAAGACCCCACCCCAGGACGAGGGGGACTATGCCCGGCGGGCCGAGCTCTTCCAGGCTTGGCTTCGGAAGAGGATCCTCCTCCAGGACCCCCGCCCGGGAATCTACGTGTACCACACGCACTTCACCCACGACGGGGAGAGATTTGTCCGCCAAGGGCTGATCGCCCTCCTCGACCTCCAGGAGAGCCGGGCCAAGGCCCACGAGCGCACCCTGCGGGGCCCGAAGGAAGACCGCCTGAAGCTGTTCCGGGCCACCGAGGCCCACCTCGAGCATATCTTCCTTCTCTACCGGGACCCAGAGCGCCGCGCCACCCGCGCCGTGGAGCAGGCGATCGCCGGCCGGGCCCCGGACATGGAGGCCCGCGACGACTTCGGCAACGCCCACCTCGTGTGGTACATACCCGATGAGAAGGCGATCCAGACCGTGCAAGAGACCCTGGCCCCCTTGGACCTGTACATCGCCGACGGCCATCACCGGTTCGAGACGGCGCGCGCGTTCATGCAGGAATGCCTGGACCGGGGTTGGCGGCCGGTGGGGCCGGAGAGCTTCACCGCGCTCCCGGTGACCCTGGTGAACGCAGCCGAGCCGGGATGCGTGATCCGGCCGACCCCACGGGTGGTCCACAGCCTCCCCGGCTTCGACCTTGACCGGTTCCTCACGGACGTCGCGAGCGGCTTCCGCGTGGACCCGATCGGCTCCCTGGCCGAGGCCAAGCAGCGCCTGCGCGCCGGCCTGGGAAGGAACGTGTTCGTGGCCTACGCCGGACGGCGCTTCTGGGCCCTGTCCCTCCGCCCGGACGCGGACTTAGACGAACTCGTCCCCGGGGACCGCTCCCCCGCCTGGAAGCGGCTGGACGTGGCCATCCTCCACAAGGCGATCCTCGAGCGGTGGTTGGGGATTGACGAGGAGGCGCTGGCCCGACAGACGAACGTGGACTACACCCACACCGCGGAGGAAGCGGTGGCCGCGGTGGACGAGGGGCATGGCCAGATCGCGTTCCTCCTTAACCCGACCCGGGTCGAGGAGGTGATGGCCCTGGCCGACCACGGGGAACCGATGCCCCAGAAGTCCACCGACTTCTATCCAAAGCTCCTCTCCGGCCTGGTGGCCATGAAGATGGAGATCGAAAAGCCCTAA
- a CDS encoding LacI family transcriptional regulator translates to MVTIKDVARAAGVSPSTVSRALNDSPLLREETKARIRRLATELGYERNELARGLVKGSSGVVGLLVPDITNPFFAEITHGVGEVAHARGYGVVLCTTDGDPDRERSYMQLLRRKRVDGLILTSVTADDPSLVTLMRAGLPLVLVSRLVRGVDAPYVVVDDRKGGRLAVEHLVDLGHRRIGFIGGPENVQSSQDRMEAYREVLAEQRLPVRKSWAVYADFTQAAGQDQGHRMLGLPHRPTAIFAANDMIALGVLEAAEEVGLRVPEDLSLVGYNDISYASLPCIQLTTVAQPTYDMGRIAADYLLDVIEHRRRRKLRKVLPPKLVVRRTTAPPRRPGQTGGERRRGR, encoded by the coding sequence ATGGTTACCATTAAGGATGTGGCCCGAGCGGCCGGGGTATCCCCGTCCACCGTGTCCCGGGCGCTCAACGACTCCCCGCTCCTGCGGGAAGAAACCAAGGCCCGCATCCGCCGCCTGGCCACGGAGCTCGGCTACGAGCGCAACGAGCTCGCGAGGGGGCTGGTCAAGGGCTCGTCTGGGGTGGTGGGCCTCCTCGTCCCTGACATCACCAACCCGTTCTTCGCCGAGATCACCCACGGGGTGGGGGAGGTGGCCCATGCCCGGGGGTACGGGGTGGTGCTGTGCACCACGGATGGGGACCCCGATCGGGAACGCAGCTACATGCAGCTCCTGCGCCGCAAAAGGGTGGATGGGCTCATCCTGACCTCGGTGACCGCCGACGACCCCTCTCTCGTGACCCTCATGCGGGCCGGCCTCCCCTTGGTCCTGGTGTCCCGCCTCGTGCGGGGGGTGGACGCCCCGTACGTGGTGGTGGACGACCGGAAGGGGGGCCGGCTGGCGGTGGAGCACCTCGTGGACCTCGGGCACCGGCGGATCGGGTTCATCGGAGGGCCGGAGAACGTCCAGTCCAGCCAGGACCGGATGGAGGCGTACCGGGAGGTCCTGGCCGAGCAGAGGCTTCCCGTGCGGAAGAGCTGGGCTGTATACGCCGACTTCACTCAAGCGGCTGGTCAGGACCAGGGCCACCGGATGCTCGGCCTCCCCCACCGCCCTACTGCGATCTTCGCCGCCAACGACATGATCGCCCTCGGGGTGCTGGAGGCAGCCGAGGAGGTCGGATTGCGGGTGCCGGAGGACCTGTCCCTGGTCGGCTACAACGACATCAGCTATGCGTCGCTTCCCTGCATCCAGCTCACCACCGTCGCTCAGCCCACCTACGACATGGGGCGGATTGCGGCCGACTATCTCCTGGACGTGATCGAGCACCGCCGGCGCCGGAAGCTCCGGAAGGTTCTGCCCCCCAAGCTCGTGGTGCGCCGCACCACCGCTCCGCCGCGGAGACCAGGACAAACCGGGGGCGAAAGGAGGCGAGGCCGGTGA
- a CDS encoding MurR/RpiR family transcriptional regulator — protein MRRDQGGEGPMSEIRDRLRQRFSSLTKVQKDLAHRLLTSYEDYIFLSIDEAAQALGVHKSTLVRLAQRLGYPGYTEFRSDLQELYRQEITPGRKLGKTLAEIHEDNLFQQVIETEIMYLREALKTVHPTDFRRAAALILKAKRVFICGRGPQVPLAELLAFRLRRFHLDVHVIAEEGRAILEKLQLLTAKDVLILYSFIAVPKEHLMAITLAAEVGCPVILVTDTVAKDMVDGVALVLAARRGPATIYHTDIVPMAIQTALVLQIAKMRAPQVLRRLERLQELRRRFGYEHSVIPHQ, from the coding sequence GTGAGGAGGGACCAGGGCGGCGAGGGACCGATGTCTGAGATCCGCGATCGGCTACGCCAACGTTTTTCTTCCCTGACCAAGGTTCAGAAGGACCTCGCCCACCGGCTGCTCACGAGCTACGAAGACTACATCTTCCTTAGCATCGATGAGGCCGCCCAGGCACTGGGTGTGCATAAGTCGACCCTGGTGCGATTGGCACAGCGCTTAGGGTATCCTGGATACACCGAGTTCCGGAGCGACTTGCAGGAACTCTACCGCCAGGAGATCACCCCGGGGCGCAAGTTAGGGAAAACCCTGGCCGAGATCCATGAGGACAACCTGTTCCAGCAGGTGATCGAAACGGAGATCATGTACCTGCGGGAAGCGCTTAAGACTGTGCATCCCACGGATTTCCGCCGGGCGGCCGCGTTGATCCTCAAGGCGAAGCGGGTGTTCATCTGTGGGCGGGGACCCCAAGTCCCACTGGCTGAACTCTTGGCGTTCCGGCTACGCCGGTTCCACCTCGACGTTCACGTCATTGCCGAGGAAGGCCGAGCCATCCTGGAGAAACTCCAGTTGCTCACGGCCAAGGACGTGCTCATCCTCTACAGCTTTATCGCTGTGCCCAAGGAGCACCTGATGGCCATCACCCTCGCCGCCGAGGTCGGCTGCCCGGTGATCCTGGTCACCGACACGGTGGCCAAGGACATGGTGGACGGGGTAGCCCTGGTCCTGGCCGCTCGGCGGGGCCCGGCCACCATTTACCACACGGACATCGTGCCTATGGCGATCCAAACGGCATTGGTTTTGCAGATCGCCAAGATGCGAGCGCCACAGGTGCTCCGGCGGTTGGAACGCCTGCAGGAGCTCCGCCGGCGTTTCGGCTACGAACATTCGGTGATTCCTCACCAATAA
- a CDS encoding HAD family hydrolase, translating into MDVHAGAGRRLSPAQALALDGHGVVYSRNREVVDALIDALQAQGWLPIAPSEAKSLYLSLQERAFARKIPYEKMLAEFARGLGLPEPDGITRLHDLVQEFSADIVVDPDLPGVLTELRARGVTVGMLTNSIHPDAVKRQWLEQAGIAHLFDLIVSSVDERCRKPDPEIFRRFTARVGLPPEATVFVGHDPSEIEGAKAAGMITVCLRCSCRQADYVVPRFSEVAELPLWPPPVTKEG; encoded by the coding sequence GTGGACGTGCACGCTGGAGCTGGACGAAGGCTGTCCCCCGCCCAGGCCCTGGCCCTGGACGGGCATGGGGTCGTTTATTCCCGCAACCGTGAGGTGGTCGATGCCCTGATCGACGCCCTCCAAGCCCAGGGCTGGCTCCCCATCGCCCCAAGCGAGGCCAAATCCCTCTACCTCTCCTTACAGGAGCGCGCGTTCGCCCGAAAGATCCCCTACGAGAAGATGCTCGCCGAGTTCGCCCGTGGCCTTGGGCTTCCCGAGCCAGATGGGATAACGCGGCTTCACGACTTGGTTCAGGAGTTCAGCGCCGACATCGTTGTTGACCCCGATCTCCCGGGCGTGCTCACCGAACTCCGGGCCCGGGGGGTCACGGTGGGCATGCTCACCAACAGCATCCACCCTGACGCGGTGAAACGGCAGTGGCTGGAACAGGCGGGGATCGCGCACCTGTTTGACCTCATCGTGTCGTCGGTGGATGAGCGGTGCCGGAAACCGGACCCGGAGATCTTTCGACGGTTTACGGCCCGGGTTGGGTTGCCTCCGGAGGCCACCGTGTTCGTTGGGCACGACCCGAGCGAGATCGAGGGGGCCAAGGCCGCCGGCATGATCACCGTCTGCCTGCGCTGTTCATGCCGACAGGCCGACTACGTGGTACCGCGGTTCAGCGAGGTGGCCGAGTTGCCACTATGGCCGCCTCCCGTAACGAAGGAGGGGTGA
- a CDS encoding metallophosphoesterase family protein: MRRIFVWAMAVLVMGVLAVGAGPWAIHLSWQNDPATTMTVMWRTTPDITTSVVEYGLTQELGQQATGARHGYKFVREDVVWHTVEITGLAANTTYYYRCGAPEYWSEIYSFITAPSKDDPRVGFTFAIIGDTQDNFTIMGQVLEKVREAGVRFILGTGDLTQGGSHYEFNLWFKAAGDVFASIPFIPSVGNHDIMLPTYFDQFALPNNEKWFSYDYGPIHFAHLCSVTEDLVVQQRPWLIQDLRSTTQPWKIVLAHHTVYSMDDSHGPTQSVHDHWVDVFERFAVDIYFNGHAHTYERTWPIRGGRVDGTGVTYVTDGSAGANPRTILGRNWWTAVSEGKVYTYILVQVRPRPAQLTFTVYRLDGSVLDSFTMKKP; encoded by the coding sequence ATGCGCAGGATCTTCGTGTGGGCCATGGCCGTGCTGGTCATGGGAGTACTGGCCGTGGGAGCGGGTCCGTGGGCGATCCACCTCAGTTGGCAAAACGACCCCGCGACTACGATGACCGTCATGTGGCGCACCACGCCCGACATCACCACGAGCGTTGTGGAGTACGGGTTGACCCAAGAACTCGGGCAGCAGGCGACGGGTGCGCGCCATGGCTACAAGTTCGTGCGGGAAGACGTGGTGTGGCATACCGTGGAGATCACCGGACTTGCCGCGAACACGACCTACTACTATCGGTGCGGGGCGCCCGAGTACTGGAGCGAAATCTACTCGTTCATCACTGCCCCTTCCAAGGACGACCCCCGCGTGGGCTTTACGTTCGCCATCATCGGAGATACGCAGGACAACTTCACCATTATGGGACAAGTCCTCGAGAAGGTGCGGGAAGCGGGGGTCCGGTTCATCCTCGGCACCGGGGACTTGACCCAAGGGGGAAGCCACTACGAGTTCAACCTGTGGTTCAAAGCCGCTGGCGACGTGTTCGCGAGCATCCCGTTCATCCCGAGCGTTGGAAACCACGATATCATGTTGCCCACCTACTTCGACCAGTTCGCCCTCCCCAACAATGAAAAGTGGTTCTCCTACGACTACGGGCCGATCCACTTCGCACACCTTTGTTCCGTCACCGAAGACCTGGTCGTCCAGCAGCGACCGTGGCTGATCCAAGACCTGCGAAGTACGACCCAGCCTTGGAAGATTGTGCTCGCGCATCACACCGTGTATTCCATGGATGATTCACACGGCCCCACCCAATCTGTCCACGATCATTGGGTGGATGTGTTCGAGCGGTTCGCGGTTGACATCTACTTCAACGGCCATGCCCACACCTACGAGCGCACCTGGCCGATTCGGGGCGGGCGAGTAGACGGCACCGGGGTCACCTATGTCACCGATGGATCCGCCGGAGCGAACCCCCGCACCATCTTGGGCCGGAATTGGTGGACCGCCGTTTCCGAGGGCAAGGTCTACACCTACATCCTCGTTCAGGTTCGGCCCCGACCGGCACAGCTCACGTTCACCGTGTATCGCCTCGACGGAAGCGTTCTCGACTCTTTCACCATGAAGAAACCCTGA
- a CDS encoding ABC transporter substrate-binding protein produces the protein MWRKHTWAKLVLVGSMLLFGAVILAQQTGLTPQQDAWLRKAQIGPYQPEVEDWDAIYQAAKAEGKVVILSLSSRIYQVVESFKAAYPGIEVEAYDMTDVQQIEKLTREQGAGIYTIDVLFLAGTTTLVKELLPQRLIWNYVPTTLVDGVLATDAIPEEFRSPLLVHSVESKVVFYNFETYPTPPVTSLWDLTRPEWKGRVQFKDPLTTEENMNFLQMVVKNADLMAAAYQATFGTPIVLSPGIPNAGYEWIKRLADNGLVITKSDGDATKACGTPGQAKPPLAIASSSKIRDNEKGQVLAIGWDLSPVAGLSKLNYMSIANLAPHPNAAKLLIQWMLGDGGGGAGYDPFYVKGQWSSRIVARNPLPEITLDTLRARTWFVDPDWVYEHGLQVQDFWLTLR, from the coding sequence ATGTGGCGAAAGCACACGTGGGCAAAGCTCGTACTTGTGGGGAGCATGCTCCTGTTCGGCGCGGTGATCCTGGCCCAACAGACGGGTCTCACGCCGCAACAGGACGCGTGGCTCAGGAAAGCCCAAATCGGGCCTTATCAGCCAGAGGTTGAAGATTGGGATGCCATCTACCAGGCGGCCAAGGCTGAAGGGAAGGTTGTGATCTTGTCCCTGTCGTCACGGATCTACCAGGTCGTAGAGTCGTTCAAGGCCGCCTACCCTGGGATCGAGGTCGAGGCCTACGACATGACCGATGTGCAGCAGATCGAGAAGCTGACCCGGGAACAGGGCGCCGGAATCTACACGATCGATGTGCTGTTCCTCGCGGGGACCACGACCCTGGTCAAGGAACTCCTGCCTCAGCGTCTGATCTGGAACTACGTGCCAACGACCTTGGTTGACGGTGTGCTCGCCACGGACGCGATCCCGGAAGAGTTCAGGTCGCCCCTTCTCGTGCACAGCGTCGAGTCCAAGGTCGTGTTCTACAACTTCGAGACCTACCCTACTCCTCCAGTGACGAGTCTGTGGGATCTGACGCGGCCGGAGTGGAAGGGCCGGGTCCAGTTCAAGGACCCCTTGACCACGGAGGAGAACATGAACTTCCTCCAGATGGTCGTCAAGAACGCTGACCTCATGGCCGCCGCGTACCAAGCGACGTTTGGGACACCCATCGTGCTGAGCCCGGGAATCCCGAACGCCGGCTATGAGTGGATCAAGCGACTTGCGGACAACGGCCTTGTGATCACCAAGTCCGACGGGGACGCGACGAAGGCGTGCGGGACCCCTGGACAGGCCAAACCGCCGCTCGCGATCGCTTCGTCGTCCAAGATCCGCGACAACGAGAAAGGTCAGGTGCTGGCCATCGGCTGGGATCTCTCCCCGGTGGCCGGACTCAGCAAACTCAACTACATGAGCATTGCCAACCTGGCCCCCCACCCCAACGCCGCGAAGCTCCTCATCCAGTGGATGCTCGGCGACGGGGGCGGCGGCGCGGGCTACGATCCGTTCTATGTGAAGGGGCAGTGGAGCTCGCGGATCGTGGCGCGAAACCCTCTCCCCGAGATCACCCTCGATACCCTGCGCGCGCGGACGTGGTTCGTGGATCCGGACTGGGTCTACGAACACGGCCTGCAGGTGCAGGACTTCTGGCTCACGCTGCGCTAG
- a CDS encoding iron ABC transporter permease — MRRPLLRLLRQPERIWGLALILGLLVFVAIPLGNMAVSSFRFDSSGPRYVKGVLPGEPTTFYWHRTLFGPLAQAIFWVPVSRSLLIAVLICALALPLGTLFAWLVARTDLPAKGFFNSVLIVPYIMPSWTVALAWLTVFKSEQFGGRPGLVRALFGVNPPAWASYGLLPIVIALAVHYIPYAFVLMRGALATVDAQLEESAEVLGAGKLEVFRKITLPLVLPALGSAFVLTFGRGLGEFGTQAFLGLPVGYYTLSTRVYWALSSRQHSQGYVLTLILILATSLVVFTNQKLIGTRKRFTTITGKGAYHRPVRLGGWRIPAVALLGAFIVVFVLAPLGLIALETLMRYEGQYSLSNFTGYYWIGQGERMLADGQPGIFRSPFILGAIKNSVTLAGITALVSGVLGLLIGYAVVRRRGTVMSRSIEILSFIPYMIPGLAFGGIYLSLFARSWGPLPALYGTMALLVLACTIKYLPFSSSSGISAMHQIDPSLEEAANLHGARWGRRFVRIVLPLAKSGVMSAALLTFITAMRTLDLIVLLVTPQTRVMTSVIWGYQSQGFTQLAYAVMLLIVVITLTGHFVIRRLGGKFEL; from the coding sequence GTGCGGCGTCCCCTGCTGCGCCTCCTTCGCCAGCCGGAGCGGATATGGGGGCTGGCCCTGATCCTCGGGCTGCTCGTGTTCGTGGCCATCCCCCTGGGAAATATGGCGGTCAGCTCGTTCCGCTTCGATTCCTCGGGTCCCCGCTACGTCAAGGGGGTCCTGCCGGGAGAGCCCACCACCTTCTACTGGCACCGCACCCTGTTCGGCCCTTTGGCACAGGCGATCTTCTGGGTGCCAGTATCACGCAGCCTTCTCATCGCCGTCCTCATCTGTGCGCTGGCCCTCCCCCTCGGAACCCTGTTCGCGTGGCTCGTGGCGCGGACCGACCTCCCTGCAAAGGGTTTTTTCAACTCGGTCCTGATCGTCCCCTACATCATGCCTTCCTGGACGGTGGCCCTGGCCTGGCTCACCGTGTTCAAAAGCGAGCAGTTCGGCGGACGGCCTGGCCTCGTGCGCGCGTTGTTTGGGGTCAACCCGCCGGCCTGGGCGAGCTACGGGCTTCTCCCGATCGTGATCGCACTCGCGGTGCACTACATCCCCTATGCGTTCGTGCTCATGAGGGGCGCGCTGGCGACGGTGGACGCCCAGCTCGAGGAGAGCGCGGAGGTCCTGGGGGCAGGTAAACTCGAGGTGTTCCGTAAGATCACCCTGCCCCTCGTGCTCCCGGCCCTGGGATCGGCGTTCGTCCTCACCTTCGGGAGGGGGTTGGGGGAGTTCGGGACCCAGGCCTTCCTTGGGTTGCCCGTCGGGTACTACACCCTATCCACGCGGGTCTACTGGGCGCTGAGCTCCCGCCAACATAGCCAGGGCTACGTGCTGACGTTGATCCTCATCCTGGCCACCTCGCTTGTGGTGTTCACCAATCAGAAGCTCATCGGCACGCGCAAGCGGTTCACCACGATCACCGGGAAGGGAGCCTACCATCGTCCGGTGCGACTCGGAGGATGGCGGATCCCGGCCGTGGCGCTCCTAGGGGCGTTTATCGTCGTGTTCGTCCTCGCCCCGTTGGGCTTGATCGCCCTGGAGACGCTCATGCGCTACGAAGGTCAGTACTCGCTATCCAACTTCACCGGATACTACTGGATCGGGCAAGGAGAACGGATGCTGGCCGACGGACAGCCCGGGATCTTCCGGAGCCCGTTCATCCTGGGGGCGATCAAGAACTCGGTCACCTTGGCCGGGATCACCGCGCTCGTCAGCGGGGTTCTCGGTCTCCTCATCGGGTACGCCGTGGTACGCAGGCGTGGAACGGTGATGTCGCGGTCCATCGAGATCCTCAGTTTCATTCCCTACATGATCCCCGGGCTCGCGTTCGGCGGGATCTACCTCAGCCTATTCGCCCGGTCGTGGGGGCCCCTCCCGGCCCTGTACGGGACGATGGCTCTGCTGGTGTTGGCCTGTACGATCAAGTATCTGCCCTTCTCCTCCAGCTCGGGCATCTCCGCGATGCACCAGATTGACCCGTCGCTCGAGGAAGCGGCCAACCTCCACGGGGCGCGGTGGGGGAGACGGTTCGTACGAATCGTGCTGCCTCTTGCCAAGAGCGGGGTGATGTCCGCCGCCCTCCTCACCTTCATCACCGCAATGCGCACGCTGGACTTGATCGTGCTCCTGGTCACTCCCCAAACCCGCGTCATGACCTCCGTTATTTGGGGATACCAATCCCAAGGGTTCACCCAACTTGCCTACGCTGTGATGCTCCTCATCGTCGTGATCACCCTGACCGGCCACTTCGTGATCCGACGGTTGGGGGGAAAGTTCGAATTGTGA
- a CDS encoding ABC transporter ATP-binding protein, with protein MPEITIRSLTKRFGKVIAVHSLDLSIASGEFVTLLGPSGCGKTTTLRCLAGLEEPDQGEVFIGERCVFSSVREVMVPPGGRGIGMVFQSYALWPHMMVSQNVAFGLAKKGFGKQEIKRRVREVLDLLGLGGLERRFPNELSGGQQQRVALARAVVVQPEILLFDEPLSNLDAKLRMTLRAELKRLHTEIGATTVYVTHDQLEALTLSTRIAVMKDGVVQQMGTPQEVYHFPSNLFVAEFMGNPTTNLFPAVVASAGPPASVALKWNPDVPLLLPDSKALPEGAEVVVNVRPEDMGFSVEPRAGYLPATVYATLPTGAECITYGRLTPGGEEVVLKGPGEEHACLGPNQPFWLGLKRGNVFDAREGTLITSFGFSPQKGGA; from the coding sequence ATGCCGGAAATCACCATCCGCAGCCTGACCAAACGGTTCGGGAAAGTGATTGCTGTCCACAGCCTGGACTTGTCCATCGCATCCGGCGAGTTCGTGACCCTCCTCGGCCCTTCGGGCTGCGGCAAGACCACGACCCTGCGCTGCCTTGCAGGATTGGAAGAGCCGGATCAGGGCGAGGTCTTCATCGGCGAGCGCTGCGTGTTCTCCAGCGTGCGTGAGGTGATGGTCCCCCCTGGCGGGCGAGGTATCGGGATGGTGTTTCAAAGCTATGCGCTGTGGCCTCACATGATGGTCTCCCAGAATGTCGCGTTCGGGCTGGCCAAGAAGGGGTTCGGGAAGCAGGAGATCAAGCGCCGCGTCCGGGAGGTCCTCGACCTCCTGGGGCTGGGCGGGCTGGAGAGGCGTTTCCCGAATGAGCTCTCCGGCGGGCAACAACAGCGGGTGGCGCTGGCCCGGGCGGTGGTGGTCCAACCGGAGATATTGCTGTTTGACGAACCCCTCTCGAACCTCGATGCCAAACTGCGAATGACGCTCCGGGCCGAGCTCAAGCGGCTACACACCGAGATCGGAGCGACCACGGTGTACGTGACCCACGACCAGTTGGAAGCCCTCACCCTGTCCACGCGGATCGCGGTGATGAAGGATGGGGTGGTGCAGCAGATGGGCACACCCCAAGAGGTCTACCACTTCCCGAGCAACCTGTTCGTGGCCGAGTTCATGGGCAACCCGACCACCAACCTGTTCCCGGCGGTGGTGGCCTCCGCCGGGCCGCCGGCGAGCGTTGCCCTCAAGTGGAACCCGGACGTGCCTCTCCTTCTCCCTGACTCCAAGGCGCTGCCGGAGGGGGCGGAAGTCGTGGTCAACGTGCGGCCCGAGGACATGGGGTTCTCCGTCGAACCACGGGCTGGATACCTCCCCGCTACGGTCTATGCCACCCTGCCCACGGGAGCGGAGTGCATCACCTACGGCCGGCTGACCCCCGGAGGAGAAGAAGTGGTGCTCAAGGGCCCAGGTGAGGAGCACGCCTGTCTCGGTCCCAACCAACCGTTCTGGCTGGGCCTCAAGCGGGGAAACGTGTTCGACGCACGCGAGGGGACACTGATCACCTCGTTCGGCTTCTCCCCACAAAAGGGAGGAGCATGA
- a CDS encoding sugar phosphate isomerase/epimerase, which translates to MNRQRLPIGIAPGRAYKGTWWDMIELCRRHGFHGVEFKHELPFILPDRWSPALVRRIAEVQREEGLWISVHGPYTNIGSLLPHRWQAAVDEHLRALEWAEEMEAKTYTVHPGWVEKKYADPDLLARCRENTIQALERMVEHGGQVAIGVENQNPAEGEKAKCGFTVPQLHGLIDGLNPVGFTLDLGHAQVLNGDPVQFFHALGPERIRAAHVHDNDGTADDHLPPGQGTIDWRAFLFAYLRHGCGFPLFLELAGRESDFVSGRDFLSRVWSKVVEA; encoded by the coding sequence ATGAACCGGCAACGGTTGCCGATCGGCATCGCCCCCGGCCGTGCATACAAGGGGACATGGTGGGACATGATCGAGCTCTGCCGTCGGCACGGCTTCCATGGGGTGGAGTTCAAGCACGAGCTCCCGTTCATCCTCCCCGACCGGTGGTCTCCGGCGCTGGTCCGCCGCATCGCCGAGGTACAGCGCGAGGAGGGCCTGTGGATCTCCGTGCACGGGCCGTATACGAACATCGGTTCCCTCCTCCCCCACCGATGGCAGGCGGCGGTGGACGAGCACCTCCGGGCACTGGAATGGGCGGAGGAGATGGAAGCGAAGACCTACACCGTGCACCCAGGTTGGGTGGAGAAAAAGTACGCCGATCCGGACCTCCTGGCCCGTTGCCGGGAAAACACGATCCAGGCTCTGGAGCGCATGGTCGAGCACGGCGGCCAGGTGGCGATCGGTGTGGAGAACCAGAACCCAGCCGAGGGGGAAAAGGCCAAGTGTGGGTTCACCGTGCCCCAGCTCCATGGGCTCATCGATGGGCTGAATCCGGTCGGGTTCACCCTGGACTTGGGGCATGCCCAAGTGCTCAACGGAGACCCGGTTCAGTTCTTCCATGCGCTGGGGCCGGAGCGGATTCGTGCCGCTCACGTGCACGACAACGACGGCACGGCGGACGATCACCTCCCACCCGGGCAGGGAACGATCGACTGGAGGGCGTTCCTCTTCGCCTACCTCCGTCACGGCTGTGGGTTCCCGCTGTTCTTGGAGCTGGCGGGCAGGGAGAGTGACTTCGTATCCGGCCGGGACTTCCTAAGCCGGGTCTGGTCCAAGGTGGTCGAGGCCTGA
- a CDS encoding LacI family DNA-binding transcriptional regulator, which produces MVTTRDMARAAGVSLSTVSRALDDLPLLRPPGGDEGRIRRLTAELGYERNALALRLIRAACAPHMVDDR; this is translated from the coding sequence TTGGTCACCACCCGGGACATGGCCCGGGCGGCCGGGGTCTCCCTGTCCACCGTATCCCGGGCTCTCGACGACTTGCCGCTCCTCCGGCCTCCGGGGGGAGACGAAGGCCGCATCCGCCGGCTGACCGCGGAACTCGGCTATGAGCGGAACGCCCTCGCCTTGCGCCTGATACGCGCGGCGTGCGCTCCTCACATGGTGGACGATCGGTGA
- a CDS encoding TOBE domain-containing protein, with amino-acid sequence MLGLRPEDIKVEPEQPSEAEVYVVEPLGRETLVTIKVRETMLKALAPPEVRLRPGDRVRWHVLPDRVYLFDSTSGEALLVPGW; translated from the coding sequence GTGTTGGGGCTGCGGCCGGAGGACATAAAGGTCGAGCCGGAGCAGCCTTCAGAGGCTGAGGTCTACGTCGTGGAACCGCTAGGTCGCGAGACCCTGGTTACGATTAAGGTGCGCGAAACGATGCTTAAAGCGCTCGCCCCCCCTGAGGTTCGGCTGCGTCCAGGCGACCGGGTGCGATGGCACGTCCTTCCGGACCGGGTCTATCTGTTCGATTCGACGAGCGGGGAAGCTTTGCTCGTGCCAGGTTGGTGA